In Nonomuraea sp. NBC_00507, the following are encoded in one genomic region:
- a CDS encoding FG-GAP repeat domain-containing protein, whose translation MAEGKRRADDVDGDGRADLVVEVDLPRKNLHYLAVVYSSSRGLDQRKRTIVPSEAFYSSLIDSIGIRADLDGDGFGDILVYGRPGDDQPTRPHIFWGSPRGIQARTPPTPVLRPVESGDWSYRAVPGDFNGDGAADVAMPSMPAGGQSATDLAILYGPFSREGVASRVSVQPSPTGREFWRMAADRIDGRRATGLLVYEGDDGEQTSGWLLTTGPGGLSKVGRELNKGMSAAFGDFDGDGVRDVAVGDDGSRNDEPGYETEAPSVHETLTVYYGDGRTATFKGTQGPAISGDFNGDGRDDLAFGGGNRFYDPVRIWWGGPDGLRAGGAVDGVSRAEPLAAGDYDGDGDDELAFVGGDNSVEIIVTDGRRALGRFDLPAE comes from the coding sequence GTGGCCGAGGGCAAGAGGCGCGCCGATGACGTCGACGGTGACGGCCGCGCCGACCTGGTCGTCGAGGTCGACCTGCCCCGCAAGAACTTGCACTACCTGGCGGTCGTGTACAGCTCGTCCCGGGGCCTCGACCAGCGGAAGCGGACAATCGTCCCGTCAGAGGCGTTCTATTCGTCGTTGATCGACAGCATCGGCATCAGGGCCGACCTCGATGGCGACGGCTTCGGTGACATCCTGGTATACGGCCGGCCGGGTGACGACCAGCCGACGCGGCCGCACATCTTCTGGGGCAGCCCTCGCGGCATCCAGGCCAGGACACCCCCGACTCCGGTGCTGCGGCCTGTGGAGAGCGGTGATTGGTCGTACCGGGCTGTCCCTGGTGATTTCAACGGGGACGGCGCCGCCGACGTGGCGATGCCCAGCATGCCCGCCGGCGGCCAGAGCGCCACGGATCTGGCGATCCTGTACGGGCCGTTCAGCCGCGAGGGGGTTGCGAGCCGCGTGAGCGTCCAGCCGTCGCCGACCGGCAGGGAGTTCTGGCGGATGGCCGCGGACAGGATCGACGGACGGCGTGCGACCGGGCTGCTCGTGTACGAGGGCGACGACGGCGAGCAGACCTCCGGCTGGCTGCTCACCACCGGGCCCGGTGGCCTGTCGAAGGTTGGGCGCGAGCTCAACAAGGGAATGTCGGCCGCGTTCGGCGACTTCGACGGCGACGGCGTCAGGGACGTGGCTGTCGGCGATGACGGCAGTCGCAACGACGAGCCCGGCTACGAGACGGAGGCGCCCTCGGTACACGAGACCTTGACCGTCTACTACGGGGATGGCCGTACCGCGACATTCAAGGGAACCCAAGGTCCGGCGATCTCCGGCGACTTCAACGGGGACGGCCGCGACGACCTCGCCTTCGGCGGGGGGAACCGCTTCTACGATCCGGTCCGGATCTGGTGGGGCGGCCCGGATGGGCTGCGTGCCGGCGGCGCGGTCGACGGGGTGAGCCGGGCCGAGCCGCTGGCGGCGGGGGATTACGACGGCGACGGGGACGACGAGCTCGCCTTCGTCGGCGGCGACAACAGCGTCGAGATCATCGTGACCGACGGCAGGAGAGCGCTGGGCCGTTTCGACCTGCCGGCTGAATGA